One genomic segment of Candidatus Hydrogenedentota bacterium includes these proteins:
- a CDS encoding DUF1565 domain-containing protein, whose protein sequence is MGFDEYTGDENVGEGEGEGEGEGEGEGEGEGEGEGEGEGEGEGEGEGEGEGEGEGEGEGEGEPGDVRYVNKASGGSVHNGLTWATAFREIQDGIDRARLLAVEEVWVAAGVYDEVRDGTGSLVLRGGVSIYGGFSGAETQRDERDYVNNVTVIDGSKAAGGAPASRVVVGTSFARLDGFTITGGRGVSGCGLFNNGVSPTIANCVFADNRADEFGGAMFNLGGANPAVTNCTFTDNSAERSGGAIHNLESSAQITNCVFSRNRSELGGAIFNNEDAGVAVSGCTFEDNLAARSAGSAEDAVSGGGAIANLNSDPVIADCVFLENFSDNYGGAVFNNAASPFIRLCRFFGNESEQSGGAVLNLGVLGGDVSERCAPRFVNCIFNLNFASEFGGAVFNFGAEAAISNCTVYANTASFGGGIANLEAGALITNCVLWANLGAPIFGEAVTATVAYCNVQGGYAGTGNIDADPEFVNPTARNFHLQPGSPCVDRGGDTSGDAYGNVTRDIDGDNRGYDGDGQGAATGDGSDYDIGADEMTLSGEGEGEGEGEGEGEGEGEGEGEGEGEGEGEGEGEGEGEGEGEGEGEGEGECGLQTVTVISPAHNSTVFLPQSVVTLPFTLAAVTNCPEDTFNVLYTFDGAFAGAAQGSPYPVTIGNIATLARGGHTVVATANGAGGGLATVTEEAAFTLLNAPAGADANNNGYPDDPFEMLAVAGDRFYNVTQIAESGDDRCVGSVMWRGPGAPVAVALANPENVSQRITVVAPGDLLEEGELAVLLVTTATDLVTLIGAQQAANVARQPAGGLAPGAQFADISLLVSDNDGVTFQEIANARLAANPIHVIIEGAQPPSGIGVELHTHPSNVVDAPATGIELRVSGGDWTTNAVRNPQISGGRIEADLAALSILAPFLEAGEDLAVIAVVPAQAQFGQVMMGRSATKTFTVKNIGSGVLNGAAATQPPFSIVSGGAYSLGPGVSVDVVVRFSPTEERDYLGTVTFTGGGGATRTVFGTGTTNKLIRIFGCGAQGTAMAENLWGDAAVFVLVAGLLAWRVRRLRRNGSP, encoded by the coding sequence ACATGGGCTTTGACGAATACACCGGCGACGAGAACGTAGGCGAAGGCGAGGGCGAGGGCGAGGGCGAAGGTGAAGGCGAGGGCGAAGGTGAAGGCGAGGGCGAGGGTGAGGGCGAGGGTGAGGGCGAGGGTGAGGGTGAGGGTGAAGGCGAAGGCGAAGGCGAAGGCGAAGGCGAAGGCGAAGGCGAGCCCGGTGATGTCAGATACGTCAACAAGGCCAGTGGGGGCTCCGTTCACAACGGACTCACGTGGGCAACCGCGTTCCGCGAAATCCAGGACGGTATAGACCGGGCGCGGCTTCTTGCCGTTGAGGAAGTCTGGGTCGCTGCAGGCGTCTACGACGAAGTGCGCGATGGCACAGGTTCGCTCGTGTTGCGCGGCGGCGTCTCGATATATGGCGGGTTCAGCGGCGCGGAAACGCAGCGGGACGAACGCGACTACGTGAACAATGTCACGGTCATCGATGGGTCGAAGGCCGCGGGCGGCGCGCCCGCGAGCCGGGTTGTAGTTGGCACCAGTTTTGCCAGGCTGGATGGGTTCACGATTACCGGCGGGCGGGGCGTCTCCGGGTGCGGCCTGTTCAACAATGGCGTCTCGCCCACCATCGCGAATTGCGTGTTTGCGGACAACAGGGCGGACGAATTCGGCGGCGCAATGTTCAATCTCGGCGGCGCAAACCCCGCCGTCACGAACTGCACGTTCACGGACAACAGCGCGGAACGGAGCGGTGGGGCCATACACAACCTCGAATCGTCGGCTCAGATTACCAACTGCGTTTTTTCCAGGAACCGGTCGGAACTTGGCGGCGCCATTTTCAACAATGAGGATGCCGGCGTTGCGGTTTCGGGCTGCACGTTCGAAGATAATCTGGCGGCGCGCTCGGCTGGTTCGGCGGAAGACGCGGTCTCCGGCGGCGGCGCCATTGCGAACCTGAATTCGGACCCGGTCATCGCGGACTGCGTGTTTCTGGAGAATTTCAGTGACAACTACGGCGGCGCCGTCTTCAACAACGCCGCGTCGCCGTTTATCCGGCTGTGCCGCTTCTTCGGAAACGAGTCGGAACAGAGCGGTGGCGCTGTCCTGAACCTCGGTGTACTGGGCGGCGACGTGTCGGAACGGTGCGCTCCGCGGTTCGTCAACTGCATTTTCAATCTGAATTTCGCGAGCGAATTTGGCGGCGCGGTCTTCAACTTCGGCGCGGAGGCCGCTATCAGCAATTGCACGGTCTACGCGAACACGGCGAGTTTTGGCGGCGGCATCGCCAATCTGGAAGCCGGCGCGCTGATCACCAACTGCGTGCTCTGGGCGAACCTCGGCGCGCCCATCTTCGGCGAGGCGGTCACGGCCACCGTCGCGTACTGCAACGTACAGGGGGGCTACGCTGGTACGGGTAATATCGATGCGGACCCGGAATTTGTCAATCCCACGGCTCGGAATTTCCATTTGCAGCCCGGCTCCCCGTGCGTGGACCGGGGCGGCGACACGAGCGGCGATGCCTATGGCAATGTCACGCGCGATATCGACGGCGATAATCGCGGTTACGACGGCGATGGCCAGGGCGCGGCAACGGGCGACGGGTCTGACTACGATATTGGTGCGGATGAAATGACATTGTCCGGTGAGGGCGAGGGTGAGGGTGAAGGTGAAGGCGAGGGTGAGGGTGAAGGTGAAGGTGAAGGTGAAGGTGAAGGTGAAGGTGAAGGTGAAGGTGAAGGTGAAGGTGAAGGTGAAGGTGAAGGTGAAGGTGAAGGCGAGGGTGAAGGCGAGTGCGGACTGCAAACCGTCACGGTGATCAGTCCGGCCCACAATTCGACGGTGTTTCTGCCGCAAAGCGTGGTCACGCTGCCATTCACGCTGGCCGCAGTGACCAATTGTCCGGAGGACACGTTTAATGTGCTGTACACGTTTGACGGGGCGTTTGCCGGTGCCGCGCAAGGTTCGCCGTATCCGGTGACGATCGGCAATATCGCTACGCTTGCGCGCGGCGGGCATACCGTCGTCGCGACAGCGAACGGCGCGGGCGGCGGCTTGGCCACGGTGACGGAGGAGGCGGCGTTCACGCTCCTGAACGCGCCCGCCGGCGCCGACGCGAACAACAACGGCTATCCGGACGACCCGTTTGAAATGCTGGCCGTCGCGGGCGACCGTTTCTACAACGTGACGCAGATTGCTGAGTCCGGCGATGACCGCTGCGTAGGCTCTGTGATGTGGCGCGGGCCGGGCGCGCCGGTGGCCGTGGCGCTTGCCAACCCGGAGAATGTGTCGCAGCGGATTACGGTGGTGGCGCCGGGCGACCTGCTCGAGGAAGGGGAGTTGGCGGTACTGCTGGTGACGACGGCCACCGACCTTGTGACGCTGATCGGCGCACAGCAGGCGGCGAACGTTGCGCGGCAGCCGGCGGGCGGGCTCGCGCCGGGCGCCCAATTCGCGGATATCAGCCTGCTCGTGAGCGATAACGACGGCGTAACGTTCCAGGAAATCGCGAACGCGCGCCTAGCGGCGAATCCTATTCATGTGATCATCGAGGGCGCGCAGCCGCCTTCCGGCATCGGCGTGGAACTGCATACCCATCCCAGCAACGTGGTGGATGCGCCCGCCACCGGCATCGAGTTGCGCGTTTCCGGCGGAGACTGGACCACGAACGCCGTGCGGAATCCCCAAATCAGCGGCGGACGCATCGAAGCGGACCTTGCCGCGTTGTCGATCCTGGCGCCGTTCCTGGAAGCCGGTGAAGACTTGGCCGTCATCGCCGTGGTGCCCGCGCAGGCGCAGTTTGGCCAAGTCATGATGGGCCGGTCCGCGACGAAGACCTTCACGGTCAAGAACATCGGGTCGGGCGTTTTGAATGGCGCTGCCGCGACGCAACCGCCGTTCAGCATCGTCAGCGGCGGCGCGTACAGCCTCGGCCCCGGCGTGAGCGTGGACGTGGTAGTGCGCTTCTCGCCCACTGAAGAACGCGATTATCTCGGGACCGTGACGTTCACCGGCGGCGGCGGCGCGACGCGCACCGTATTCGGCACCGGCACGACCAACAAGCTCATACGCATCTTTGGCTGCGGCGCGCAGGGGACGGCAATGGCGGAGAACCTGTGGGGCGACGCCGCCGTCTTCGTGCTGGTCGCGGGGCTGCTTGCGTGGCGTGTGCGGCGTCTGCGCCGAAACGGCTCACCGTGA
- a CDS encoding alpha-L-fucosidase: MVSLLSRCAIMSALIFAATGSAPGAEPPAPYGPVPSGRQLAWHELEFYGFVHFTVNTFTDKEWGYGDESPGVFNPTDFDADQIVSVASEGGMKGLILTCKHHDGFCLWPSKYTTHTVAQSGWRGGKGDIVRDLSAACQRHGLKFGVYLSPWDRNHPEYGGPGYLEYYRSQLRELLTEYGPIFEVWFDGANGGDGYYGGAREKRTIDPATYYGWDATWRIVRELQPGAVMFSDVGPDIRWVGNESGFAGDPCWATYTPHGRDGAAPCPGRTEYKEGENGHRDGQFWLPAEVDVSIRPGWFYHPKEDGKVRSAANLLELYYASVGRGASFLLNLPPDRRGRIHENDAAALREFRRILDATFSVDFARGAQADASNTRGGDPAFAAGNVNDGNRATYWCTDDAVLNPELVLDLGGEATFNVVSLREYLALGQRVDDWALDRWDGAAWLEFAKGTAIGNRRIWRGEPVTTARVRLRIPKAAACPAITEFALHQSPE; encoded by the coding sequence ATGGTTTCCCTGCTATCGAGGTGCGCGATCATGAGTGCGTTGATCTTCGCGGCGACGGGGTCCGCGCCGGGCGCGGAGCCGCCCGCGCCCTATGGGCCCGTTCCGAGCGGGCGGCAACTTGCGTGGCACGAACTGGAGTTTTACGGGTTCGTGCATTTCACCGTGAACACGTTCACGGACAAGGAATGGGGCTACGGCGACGAATCGCCCGGCGTTTTCAACCCGACGGATTTCGACGCGGACCAGATTGTCTCTGTCGCGAGCGAGGGGGGCATGAAAGGCCTCATTCTTACGTGCAAGCACCACGACGGTTTTTGTCTCTGGCCTTCGAAATACACAACGCATACCGTGGCCCAGAGCGGCTGGCGCGGCGGCAAGGGCGACATCGTGCGCGATCTTTCCGCCGCGTGTCAGCGGCACGGGTTGAAATTCGGCGTCTATCTCTCGCCCTGGGACCGCAACCACCCGGAATACGGCGGCCCGGGTTACCTTGAATACTACCGCAGCCAATTGCGGGAACTGCTCACGGAATACGGCCCCATCTTCGAGGTCTGGTTCGACGGCGCGAACGGCGGCGACGGCTATTACGGCGGCGCGCGCGAAAAACGCACGATAGACCCGGCCACGTACTACGGCTGGGACGCCACCTGGCGGATCGTGCGCGAACTGCAGCCCGGCGCGGTCATGTTCAGCGACGTGGGGCCCGATATCCGCTGGGTCGGCAACGAGTCCGGTTTCGCGGGAGACCCGTGCTGGGCCACGTACACGCCGCATGGGCGCGACGGCGCGGCCCCGTGCCCGGGCCGCACGGAATATAAGGAGGGCGAGAACGGCCATCGCGACGGACAATTCTGGCTGCCCGCGGAGGTTGACGTCTCGATACGCCCCGGCTGGTTCTATCACCCGAAGGAAGACGGGAAGGTGCGCAGCGCGGCAAACCTGCTGGAACTGTATTATGCGTCAGTGGGCCGCGGCGCGTCGTTCCTGCTCAATCTGCCGCCTGACCGGCGCGGCCGCATTCACGAAAACGACGCCGCGGCGCTACGCGAGTTCCGCCGCATCCTCGACGCCACCTTCAGCGTGGACTTCGCGCGCGGCGCGCAAGCAGACGCAAGCAACACGCGCGGGGGCGACCCGGCCTTCGCGGCAGGCAACGTGAACGACGGTAATCGCGCAACCTACTGGTGCACCGACGACGCCGTGTTGAATCCGGAACTTGTTTTGGACCTCGGCGGCGAAGCAACGTTCAATGTCGTCAGCCTGCGCGAATATCTCGCATTGGGCCAGCGCGTCGACGATTGGGCCCTCGACCGCTGGGACGGCGCGGCGTGGCTCGAATTCGCGAAGGGTACGGCCATCGGCAATCGCCGGATCTGGCGCGGCGAGCCCGTGACCACGGCAAGAGTGCGGCTGCGCATCCCGAAGGCGGCGGCGTGCCCCGCCATTACCGAATTCGCGCTGCACCAATCGCCGGAGTAG
- a CDS encoding DUF362 domain-containing protein yields MSIVALVACKDYDESRVAAAIDEGLSLLGGVERFVRPGERLLLKPNLLAGAAPEKAVTTHPAVFKAVARRFAACGAQLSYGDSPGFGRPESAARRAGLVSVAEATGVALADFMSSKTVSFPEGHLIKQFTIAQGVLSADGVISLPKLKTHALTRITGAVKNQFGCIPGFLKGEFHARLPELDRFARMLADVTRFVKPRLYVMDAVLAMEGNGPRNGTPVPLGALLLSDDPVAIDAAAAQMVDLDPALVPTVRQGVETGLGACADTEVAGAPLDSFIQRGFQVDRRREGAKGALPRLLARVMRETIVPRPVINTAVCSRCGTCVQVCPVSPKAVDFRGGKDTPPSHDYHICIRCYCCQEYCPDGAITVSTPLLGRLVHR; encoded by the coding sequence GTGAGTATCGTGGCATTGGTGGCCTGCAAGGATTACGACGAGAGCCGTGTCGCGGCGGCGATTGACGAAGGCCTGTCGCTGCTGGGCGGGGTCGAGCGGTTCGTGCGCCCCGGCGAGCGGTTGCTCCTGAAACCAAACCTGCTCGCGGGCGCGGCGCCGGAAAAGGCGGTCACGACGCATCCGGCGGTGTTCAAGGCCGTGGCGCGCCGCTTTGCCGCGTGTGGCGCGCAGCTGTCCTACGGCGATTCCCCGGGTTTCGGCCGGCCGGAGAGCGCTGCGCGGCGCGCGGGCCTGGTGAGTGTTGCGGAAGCGACCGGCGTGGCGCTGGCGGATTTCATGTCGTCAAAGACGGTTTCCTTTCCGGAAGGCCACTTGATCAAGCAGTTCACCATCGCGCAGGGCGTCTTGAGCGCGGACGGCGTCATTTCGCTGCCCAAACTCAAGACGCACGCGCTGACCCGGATCACGGGAGCGGTGAAAAACCAGTTCGGCTGCATCCCGGGCTTCCTGAAGGGCGAATTCCACGCGCGCCTGCCGGAACTCGACCGTTTCGCGCGGATGCTCGCCGATGTGACCCGTTTTGTGAAGCCGCGCCTCTATGTCATGGACGCCGTCCTCGCCATGGAAGGCAATGGCCCCCGCAACGGAACGCCCGTGCCGCTGGGCGCACTGTTGCTTTCCGACGACCCGGTCGCCATCGACGCCGCCGCTGCGCAAATGGTCGATCTCGACCCCGCACTGGTCCCGACGGTCCGCCAGGGCGTCGAGACCGGGCTTGGCGCCTGCGCGGACACGGAGGTCGCGGGCGCGCCGCTCGATTCGTTCATCCAGCGCGGCTTTCAGGTGGACCGCAGGCGTGAAGGCGCGAAGGGCGCGCTGCCGCGGCTGCTGGCCCGCGTGATGCGGGAGACCATCGTGCCGCGGCCCGTCATCAACACGGCCGTGTGCAGCCGTTGCGGCACGTGCGTGCAGGTCTGCCCCGTATCGCCCAAGGCGGTCGATTTCCGCGGCGGGAAGGACACGCCGCCCTCGCACGATTACCACATCTGTATCCGCTGTTACTGCTGTCAAGAGTATTGTCCCGACGGCGCAATCACGGTCAGCACGCCGTTGCTGGGCCGGCTGGTGCATCGCTGA
- a CDS encoding MFS transporter yields MSLDYLRRAFAPAPHIPRLPDGEVRRAYPRFRWQIMESTFLGYAAFYLVRNNLSVVAKDIEGALHYDHSQIGNILAATAISYGLGKFIMGALSDRSNPRIFMACGLLLTALCNFAFGAMASYPLHMTLWALNGFVQGMGWPPCGRSMGHWFSERERGLTFSIWNTAHNVGGGIAGYLAGWSASRFGGWEYAFYVPGALCLLGVAYLLVRLRDTPQSVGLPPIEEYNQDYPEFHGQRGEPERELTFKELLFDYVLVNKYVWLLAFANFFAYITRYSMLDWGPMYLREMKEATVTGGGLAQTALEFGGIPSTILLGWLSDKMGGRRGMIAVLCLVPILGAFTAILFIPAGFLWLDMLMLVSIGLFIYPVINFIVIIALDLTGKKAIGTAAGFIGLFGYIGRTVQATGFGKLLDVLQASHGKETAWAAVIAAILASTVAAIALLAVTWRLKPRA; encoded by the coding sequence ATGTCTTTGGATTATCTGCGGCGGGCGTTTGCGCCCGCGCCGCATATTCCGCGACTGCCGGACGGCGAGGTGCGGCGGGCGTATCCGCGGTTTCGATGGCAGATCATGGAATCCACGTTCCTCGGCTACGCCGCGTTCTACCTCGTGCGCAACAACCTGTCGGTGGTCGCGAAGGACATCGAAGGGGCGCTGCACTACGACCATTCGCAGATTGGCAATATCCTCGCCGCGACGGCCATCAGCTACGGTCTGGGCAAGTTCATCATGGGCGCGTTGTCCGACCGGAGCAACCCGCGCATCTTCATGGCGTGCGGGCTGCTGCTGACGGCGCTGTGCAATTTCGCGTTCGGCGCGATGGCGAGCTATCCGTTGCACATGACGCTCTGGGCGCTCAACGGGTTCGTGCAGGGCATGGGCTGGCCGCCGTGCGGGCGCTCGATGGGCCACTGGTTCAGCGAACGGGAGCGCGGCCTGACCTTCAGCATCTGGAACACGGCGCACAACGTCGGCGGCGGCATCGCAGGCTATCTGGCGGGCTGGTCCGCATCCCGCTTTGGCGGCTGGGAATATGCGTTCTATGTGCCGGGCGCGCTGTGCCTGCTGGGCGTGGCGTACCTGCTTGTGCGGCTGCGCGACACACCGCAGTCCGTCGGTCTGCCGCCCATCGAGGAGTACAACCAGGACTACCCGGAATTTCACGGCCAGCGCGGCGAACCGGAACGCGAACTGACTTTCAAGGAATTGCTTTTCGACTACGTGCTGGTCAACAAGTACGTTTGGCTGCTCGCCTTCGCGAACTTCTTCGCCTACATCACGCGCTACAGCATGCTGGACTGGGGGCCCATGTACCTGCGCGAAATGAAGGAAGCCACGGTCACCGGCGGCGGCCTGGCCCAGACCGCGCTCGAGTTCGGCGGCATCCCGTCAACCATTCTGCTCGGCTGGCTTTCCGACAAGATGGGCGGCCGGCGCGGCATGATCGCCGTGCTGTGCCTCGTGCCGATCCTCGGCGCGTTCACCGCGATCCTGTTCATTCCCGCGGGTTTTCTCTGGCTGGACATGCTCATGCTTGTATCGATCGGGCTGTTCATCTACCCGGTGATCAATTTCATCGTTATCATTGCCCTCGACCTGACCGGCAAGAAGGCCATCGGCACCGCGGCCGGCTTTATCGGTCTGTTCGGCTACATCGGCCGCACCGTGCAGGCGACGGGCTTCGGGAAACTGCTCGACGTATTGCAGGCGTCGCACGGCAAGGAGACCGCCTGGGCCGCCGTCATCGCGGCGATCCTCGCGTCCACCGTGGCGGCGATCGCGCTGCTGGCGGTGACGTGGCGGCTCAAGCCCCGGGCATGA